The window CCGTGGTGCTTCCGCGGGAAGAGGAGGCCGTCGACAAGGCTCATGTGGTCAAGGTTCAGTAAGCAGGAGGTGAGGATTATGGATACCGCAAATGTCAGGGAAAACGAAAAGGATGAAGTTCAGGTCATGCCGGAGCCGGTGACGCTGGTTCCGCTGGTGGATATCCTGGAAGGGGAGAACGGGGTTACGGTCCAGTTCGAGGTCCCCGGGGCGAATTCCGGAACGGTCGACATCGAGGTTCTGAACGGTGTTCTCACCATGACTGCGAAGAGTTCGCTCAAGCGGAACGGCCGCCCGGTCGTCTTCAAGCGCAACTTCCGGATTTCGGAGGACGTTGACGTCCAGAAGATTTCCGCGAAGTCGAGGGACGGCGTCCTGACGCTTGAGATTCCGAAGGCCGAACGCGCCAGAGTGCACCGCATCAAGGTGCAGTGACGGATGCCATCCGGGTCGCGGACCCGGGTCAGTGAGGATGGAGAACCCGGCAGGCAGCCCCTGCCGGGCGTTTTTTTGCTCCGGCTGCCGAGCCGGCGCCCGAAAAAAATACCGCGGCGGGAAAGCGCCGCGGTATTTTCATACGGAACGGGTCCGGTTACTTGACCGCTTTGATTCCGGTTTCGACGCCGGGATACCCGGAGACTTTGCAGTTGATCATCTTGAAGACGAAGTAGTCGGTGGTGTTGATTTCATACTTCGCATTCAGGAGCACGTCGCAGTTGTTCTTCTTGCAGGCGTCGAAGGTGGCGGCCTGCTTGACCAGCGCGTACGGATTCGGGAAGAGCCCGATGCCGTTGTCGCTGCTTTCGAAGCTGCGGTCCGCGAATTCGCTGACGCCCCAGGAAAAGACCGAGAAAAGCACGTTGAGCTGGGCTTCGCCGCTGACCTTGGTATCCTTGTGAGTGATGACCGATTCGAATTTGGCCGGAACCATGACGGCCTTGAAGTCATTGGCCGCGTCGTTGTTGTTGACGGTCGTGCAGCCGGTCATGACCATGACGGCGGAAACGGCGGCCAGAGCCGAAAGATACAGTTTTTTC of the Victivallis lenta genome contains:
- a CDS encoding Hsp20/alpha crystallin family protein, which codes for MDTANVRENEKDEVQVMPEPVTLVPLVDILEGENGVTVQFEVPGANSGTVDIEVLNGVLTMTAKSSLKRNGRPVVFKRNFRISEDVDVQKISAKSRDGVLTLEIPKAERARVHRIKVQ